In a single window of the Elaeis guineensis isolate ETL-2024a chromosome 4, EG11, whole genome shotgun sequence genome:
- the LOC140857094 gene encoding uncharacterized protein isoform X1 produces the protein MGEGGGGREGDWECVGCGNRNYAFRSLCNRCKQHRILVDTKTPVDSKWFPRVGDWICTGCSNNNYASREKCKKCGQPKEKAAMPGASLPTYAHYFGRVQGLPGLKMNFGIAGNSALQHSLLLSSNWLFGGTDGYGLYSSPTGPLSGGSSGVGFSYVGNTSQVSRVLKGWHNGDWICHCSFHNYASRSQCQECNAPIPPGASTSAMNSALTDIFPTLGTKRLAPEEFFGEWDNKRVNAGDINLQFLPSRTNGQQHLFQGFEQLAGSSNDQRPGTYSKYADGNSVTVPSVHENRKTSQMAAMPALIGKGAKQWRDGDWMCAKCNNHNFASRTNCNRCKTQKEAAAEPVCVP, from the exons ATGGGGGAAGGAGGAGGGGGGCGGGAGGGGGACTGGGAGTGCGTCGGGTGCGGGAACCGCAACTACGCGTTCCGATCGCTGTGTAATCGGTGCAAGCAGCACCGCATCCTGGTCGACACCAAGACCCCCGTCGACTCCAAGTGGTTCCCCCGCGTCGGCGACTGGATCTGCACCG GTTGCAGTAACAATAATTATGCATCCAGAGAGAAGTGCAAAAAGTGTGGCCAACCAAAGGAGAAAGCAGCAATGCCTGGAGCATCCCTGCCAACTTATGCTCATTATTTTGGTAGGGTCCAGGGACTACCTGGATTAAAGATGAACTTCGGCATAGCAGGCAATTCAGCTCTTCAGCACTCTCTTCTGCTAAGTTCTAATTGGTTATTTGGTGGGACTGATGGATATGGCCTTTACTCATCTCCCACTGGCCCCTTAAGTGGTGGTAGTAGTGGTGTTGGATTCTCATATGTTGGCAACACAAGTCAAGTTTCAAGGGTTCTAAAAGGCTGGCACAATGGTGATTGGATATGTCACTGCAGCTTCCATAACTATGCATCACGTTCTCAG TGCCAAGAATGCAATGCACCTATACCACCTGGTGCATCCACTTCAGCAATGAATTCAGCACTTACAGATATTTTTCCAA CTTTGGGTACCAAAAGATTGGCACCAGAAGAGTTTTTCGGTGAGTGGGACAACAAGAGGGTAAATGCAGGGGATATAAATCTCCAATTTTTG CCATCCAGGACAAATGGGCAGCAACACTTGTTTCAGGGTTTTGAGCAACTAGCAGGATCTAGTAATGACCAGAGACCTGGAACATACTCTAAATATGCAGATGGGAACTCGGTGACAGTACCTTCTGTGCATGAAAACAGGAAAACCTCACAGATGGCAGCAATGCCTGCACTTATAGGGAAAGG GGCAAAACAATGGCGGGATGGGGACTGGATGTGCGCTAAGTGCAACAATCATAACTTTGCATCTCGAACAAATTGCAATAG GTGCAAAACTCAGAAAGAAGCTGCGGCTGAACCTGTGTGTGTTCCATAG
- the LOC140857094 gene encoding uncharacterized protein isoform X2, translating to MWHVVIITYSFREKCKKCGQPKEKAAMPGASLPTYAHYFGRVQGLPGLKMNFGIAGNSALQHSLLLSSNWLFGGTDGYGLYSSPTGPLSGGSSGVGFSYVGNTSQVSRVLKGWHNGDWICHCSFHNYASRSQCQECNAPIPPGASTSAMNSALTDIFPTLGTKRLAPEEFFGEWDNKRVNAGDINLQFLPSRTNGQQHLFQGFEQLAGSSNDQRPGTYSKYADGNSVTVPSVHENRKTSQMAAMPALIGKGAKQWRDGDWMCAKCNNHNFASRTNCNRCKTQKEAAAEPVCVP from the exons ATGTGGCATGTCGTGATTATTACGTACAGTTTCCG AGAGAAGTGCAAAAAGTGTGGCCAACCAAAGGAGAAAGCAGCAATGCCTGGAGCATCCCTGCCAACTTATGCTCATTATTTTGGTAGGGTCCAGGGACTACCTGGATTAAAGATGAACTTCGGCATAGCAGGCAATTCAGCTCTTCAGCACTCTCTTCTGCTAAGTTCTAATTGGTTATTTGGTGGGACTGATGGATATGGCCTTTACTCATCTCCCACTGGCCCCTTAAGTGGTGGTAGTAGTGGTGTTGGATTCTCATATGTTGGCAACACAAGTCAAGTTTCAAGGGTTCTAAAAGGCTGGCACAATGGTGATTGGATATGTCACTGCAGCTTCCATAACTATGCATCACGTTCTCAG TGCCAAGAATGCAATGCACCTATACCACCTGGTGCATCCACTTCAGCAATGAATTCAGCACTTACAGATATTTTTCCAA CTTTGGGTACCAAAAGATTGGCACCAGAAGAGTTTTTCGGTGAGTGGGACAACAAGAGGGTAAATGCAGGGGATATAAATCTCCAATTTTTG CCATCCAGGACAAATGGGCAGCAACACTTGTTTCAGGGTTTTGAGCAACTAGCAGGATCTAGTAATGACCAGAGACCTGGAACATACTCTAAATATGCAGATGGGAACTCGGTGACAGTACCTTCTGTGCATGAAAACAGGAAAACCTCACAGATGGCAGCAATGCCTGCACTTATAGGGAAAGG GGCAAAACAATGGCGGGATGGGGACTGGATGTGCGCTAAGTGCAACAATCATAACTTTGCATCTCGAACAAATTGCAATAG GTGCAAAACTCAGAAAGAAGCTGCGGCTGAACCTGTGTGTGTTCCATAG